In the genome of Arabidopsis thaliana chromosome 4, partial sequence, the window TTGACGATATTAGGCGACTTGATGAAGTTGGATATGATCTTATGAAAGACTTGACTGTCATACCAAATCACATTCAGATTTGAAGCTGATCTTACCATGTCGTTGTAAgagttttcttcatttttcttttcttaagtTCTGCAAATTTTGTGATGATTTTTGAATCATTGAATCCCATTGAGGGGTTTTTGTCTTGATTTAAGAAATTCCTTATAAAATCGTGGTAGTGAAGTAACACCTGACTCTAACGCAAGAACATCACTGAAATGTGTAGCTTAGTCTTCTATATTGGTTACATATATAGTCATCTAATGTTCTTGAATAAAAATACCTCATGAGCAGAACTCCAGgtcatatttttcttaatcaagAGAAATACATTTTGTTATGATTTGATAAGTTCCTTAATCCCAACATGTTTTTATTGTGTTTGGAAGACAGTTTGATTACCTAAGTTTGTAGGAGGTCTAGGCCTGAAATATCACTTTCATGTAATAAACTAGAACAAACTATTTTATCAAGATGGAACTAATATGCACTTTAATATTAATACataatacttttaaaaatggtGAAAAATAATGAGCTTATCtaccaaaaaacagaaccagTTGTTTATGATGGCCAAAAGTGTCATAATTACAGTCCCTAGTTGCTCTCATGTGTCTTTCAGATTTCCAGCTCTTGAAACTTTGTCAATGTACCAAgtgagatgatgatgatgttatgTTTTGTGAATTGTCAACAGGTCCTGAATTGGAGCGCTTGTTGAAGGAGCTGATTTGGACTCAGAATCAACTGGATGAAAAAACAGTCTATGTGTATCCACGCATGAATGATTTTTCCACTGGCCAGCTCATATACCGACCAGAATGattcttcttccctttcaGCAACTAACGGCTCTGCAAAAGGGAACATATATAGTGATATATAACTGATCTGTCGCAAGAACATGATGACCATTTCTTCCTAGTGAGTATTTTGAGTGAGGGGGGAGTTTTTAGCCTTGCTCTTATGATTTagggattttcttattcatgaCAATATTGGACCCCTAGGTAGTACTAATAACAAGagagggtttttgttttcaaatgttGGTTTACTGGTTAGGCTTTTATTCTCCACCATGGTATGGTTCCTATAAAGCTACATAAGAATTcattttgaagtttgtttggtGTGTGACcgaagaaccaaaaaaaaaaaaacagttgctCATTCTTTGTCTACTTATCTCACTATTCGGCAATGCATATACGTCctaatctttgttttgcttatctTAGTTATTCTATCTCTCTCCCTTACCTAAAAAGCTGGCTTCAAAGGACTTGACGGATCGTTTATAAAACAGACTAGTCATAAACATAGATTTATATTCGAGATGGCTTCAAATACGAATCTTAAACtgtttatagtatatatagtATCTAATAGCTGCGGGTGTTGTGAAAGGGAACTTAGTGTTGACCATGGTCATGGAGTTTAACCAAGAAGTTTGTTGAACCAAGGATTCACAcaatagatttgtttagaGAGGGAAAACAAATCTAGTAATTTCTCTTCATTAGGTATTCTATCCAAGACTCGATTATAAGAGGGGTTCTAATCTCTTATGAAATacattagggttttgctcaagaacagaaaaagaattagagttttaaaaaggtaTAGCTGCATCCATGATGGATTGCCTACGTACCCTGTGAAGGGATCAAGCCATTCGTAGTTTTCAATAGGTATAAAGTTCTATGTTTCTTGTGAATATCCCAAGATCTCCCCCTTTTTGTGAAGTCCCTAAGGCACTTTATATAGGATCCTTAAACCGCCTCCCTAGCGATATTCTTCGGAAGATTCTTATTTATCCTTAGGTCGGTTCTAGAGGATAATCGTCCTAAGGATATTCTCCTTATTCTTCGGAGGTTTTGGGGAGATTTCCTGATTTCGacattatcttcaaagatTCTCCTTTATCATTTCTGAAAGTCCCATAAAAGATCCCATTTTACCGGAAATGATCCTTGGAGAATGAATGGTTTTTACAAGTCTTTGCCTCGCGTGTTCTTCACGGCTCGGTGGTCGTTTGAGAGGTGGCTTCGGGGCAAACGGTATGTACCGGCTCGGGGCGCGCTTGATGACTGTCCATTAAGCTCAGTTGGCTGTCTCCCGAGCCGATATAGATGTTTCCCGCAGCGTTCTCACGATTGGTTCGGGCTGTGTTCATATGATTAACACCCGAGCCATTTTACAAACTCTCTTCGGGACGGTCGATCGAATAAGGTCCCGAGGTGCTTTGTTCTAGGCTAGGGGCCAATCATATGTTTAACCATGAGGTGATTGTTATTCTTAGACTGTTTGGCTCGGTCTTGCTTGTGGGGGAATCCGACCCCAACAAAGTTGTACCTTGACGGAAGAGAGCACGAATGGGATCGGTGCGGGTGTCTGGAAAGTGCCTGAAGAAGGTTCATGTGATGATCAAACTCTGGAATGCTACTGGGAGTACTGACTGTACCAAAACCTCCTCCAACAGTGCCACAGGGAACAAGCAAGCCCCATATCAATGTGTGATGAAGTTGAAGGAGCAGGGTCGTAAGGTGGACTTCCACAGTTAGAAGGAGGCTTGTGTGATGGAGGAGCTCCATATCCTTCGTCATAGTACTGATTTCCGGATCTGAATAAAGAAGCATGGCATCATTTGGAAGTAAGAGATCACATGAGAATACCATCCCTAGAACCGAGAGAGAAAAGTTtatgttaataaatttttattgtataattgatattgaaaaacattaataaacaGTGTTCACATAAGGTGTAAATTCACCCCAAAAGCActctaaaaagtaaaaaccaaaagagaaaaaaacatagaaatggTTACTTAATAATATACCGAGTTTCATCTATTTACTTAATAATATACGGTTATTTGATTTACCggttaactaaaaaatatctGGTTTAATCGTATTTATTGTTGGCAAACACAACATTGGGCGCGAAGTGGTTTTTGATGCCCTTCAACAACATTTGGGGGTTTCATTTCAATCgcatttctagggtttctttcTCTACGATTCAATAGATTCGGACGAATTGGGGGATTCTGACCAGAGAGAAGCTATGGAGGAAaacgaagaggaagaagaattgCGGCCAACGGCGCTATACACGGTCGGTGGTTCAGACGAATTTACCTTTGTTTCTCCCGATGGGCTCTCCGGTCAATACACGGGCCCTGATCACGACGGCGTAGTTCTTCAGACTGAAAATCCGGCGCCGACTAACTGTCTTGCTTACTACTTCGAGGTTCATATCATGAATGCTGGTGAAAAAGGAGAGATCGCGATTGGTTTCTCCAAGGAACACATCTATAGCGAAGGGTATcgttttctttccctttcaaTTCGCATTTACCACTTATTGCGTGATTTGATACTCAATACAATCATTGATTCTGTTTGATTTGGTACCTGAGACTGAGAGAACAAATTGGGAAATAGGTTTAGATACAATGGTAGATCAGTAGTTCAAATCACTGTTTCAATGGTTTGGATTCGTTACTTGGAAATAGGTTATGTGATTTGCTGCTCAATTTGATTGTGTTGGCTGTTAGATCTGGTATCTTACAAGTTAATGGGAGATTTGCTTTGTTAGATGTTTTCACCTTTCAGTAATTAAGCATTCCAATTCACTGTTTCATGTTTCTCTGTAATGTTAGATATACTGTCAGAAGCTGTGCCTACATTGGTAACAGTGGACTCATATGCTCTCAAAATGGAGATGGTGATCGAACTGTTGCTAAAGCCAGTGACACCTATACAACAGGTGATTTAGTTGGTTGCGGTATAGACTCGGTTTCACAAGAATTCTTTTTCACGTAAGTAATAACTGTTTCCCTATCTGAACATGTTTCATTACAATTGGAAAAGTAGATATCAAGATACACAATTCATTTCTTCATGTCACAATGTTTTTGACATGTCCCTGCGTATGTTTTACTTGCTGACATCTATGACTACTTCTTTGATTATAGGAAAAATGGAACTATCGTAGGGACAATCCCCAGGCAATTTAGGCGTCCTGTATACCCGACAATTGTTTTGCATAGCCAAAACGAAGCTGTCACTGTCAATTTCGGCGGACAGATTGCGTTTTCTTTTGACTTTGAGGTAAGGTcgtacttttcttttcttgcatAGTCGGAGAATAACTATTGAGTAAGCAGAATAATATGCATCTCTCACATATGTCCATATTTGCATGTATGTGGCATATTTTTCTGATACAATATTCTATTATCTGATCCACCTTTATTTCAGCATTTTGAAGAATCATTGAGGgttaaaaaagaaagggaAATTGAAAAGATTTCCATGTCTCGCAGCATTAGTCATGGGTAAAGTGTCTTTTCCTGCCTGTTCTTAATTGTAAttcttgtttctgtttgtGCTAAAGCTTCCTTTTTCCAGGCTTGTAAAAACCTACCTTCTTCGTTATGGATATGAAGATAGCTTTAGAGCTTTTAACCTGGCTGCAAGTCGTCATACTGTTATTGCAcaagaaaatagttttgatGAGTATGAATTGCATCAAAGGAAAAAGCTCAGAGAGGTACTTTTCACTGCTATGGTTATCTtgctgtaattttttttttattttttttctgtgaggtacaaaatcaaccaaaagCAAGCTACATTGCTACATCTTTTCTGTTTCATATCGAACTGATCCATGCATTCTGTTTGTTAAAGCTTATAATGACTGCTGAGATTGATGATGCTATTGCTGCACTCAAGGATAGATATCCCCAACTTATTGAGGTGGGCTGAGTAACTAGTTAATATATCGAGTGATTCACATTGTTAACATTCCTTGAACTATTTTAACAAGCTGCTTGTATCATATGCAGGGTGGATCAGAagcttattttcttcttatctgTCAAAAGATTGTCGAATTAGTACGGGTATGTTCTTTATTCCTTGTATATTTGTTACACATATCCATGGTGTGTTTCTCTAACTAACTACAATGCAGAAAGGAGCAATAGCAGAGGCTAAGTCATTTGgaaatcaagattttaaagactttagGGATTCAAGCCTACTAAAAAACCTTTTCGATGTATGTAGTGATTCTCTAACTGTTAGATTAGGTTTCTCATATTTGAGTCActaatagttttgtttttctctatttcagGATTGCTCTGCTTTGTTCGAGTGTGAAACTATAGAAGAATCAGGTGCTGCATATCTTCTAGGAGAAACACAGAAGAACATAGTAGCAGCTGCAGTCAGTGAAGCGATTCTATCTACAAATCCGGCCACCAGAGACCAGCAATCTGCTTCACTTGAGCGAGTGCTTAGACAGTTTGAAGCCACCTGCTCACTCTATGCTCGTGAATAAAATCTtgactttttctgtttttctttttatcttttctcttGATAGAGTCATTGTGTAAGCTCAAATGTTCTAAAACTAGCGATCATACTTTAACTTGATTCACAACTATATACGAGATTATATTGGAGCTtgaaaatttttatttacaagtATTTATCTACAAATCGGCAAATATTGAGCTGCTCATactaattttgataatttaatcGGCTACAAATTTTAATGACATGTTGTTGTTAGCTGTAagttaaaatatgaaatcgaaagtcttttgtttattGCTTTCAACTTAAGCCTTTGTGATTACAAGCTATGTCTATTTATACATCTAGATTGATTTAACCTAGTGTCTTCTTGATTTGCATAGCTGTCACTTGGCTGTTATGTGGCGTCGTTGTCTTCACATGATTCAAGAGCCTCATAGCGATTCCTCGTCGTTACTTCCGTACTGCGTGGAGATAAGGACCGCTCTGCAACTTTTCTGCTTTTGTCCTTTGTTGTTGCAGGTTGTCGTTGCACTATGTTGGGCTTGGCTCTTGGATTGGGCACTTGTTTCGGATTGGGCTTTAATGGTTTTGAGCCCAATTCCAAAACTGTGTCGTTTGGAGCTGTTCTGTTGATACTCCCCCTCAAACTTGGAGGAGGTGGGAAATCGACACCAAGTTTGAATCGGAGAGATTCGAAAGGAGCCTTAACGAGAGACTTTGTAAATATGTCAGCGAGCTGTAGATAACCCGGGATATGATGGACGATGAGCTCACCAAAAGCTACCTGCTCTCGGACATAATGATAGTGAGTTGCAAAATGCTTTGTCCGAGCATGAAACGATGGATTCGCTGTAAGGTAAACGGCAGAGAGGTTGTCGCAGAAGAGTTCGGGGAGCTGTAACTGCGGAACACCCAGATCACGAAGTAAATTGACTAGCCATGTGATTTCCGAGGCTGTATCGGACATAGAGCGATATTCAGCTTCGGTTGAGCTTTTGGCGACTGAGACTTGCTTTCGAGAAGACCAGGAGATTAGATTGTTGACAAGAAATGTACAGAAGCCACCGGTGGAGCGACGTGTACCATGACAACCGGCGTGATCACTGTCACTGTAAGCTCGCAGTTGACAATCTGTGTCCTTGTTGAATGAAATTCCCATGGTTGTTGTTCCTCTGATGTACCGGAGAATCCttttgaggagaagaaaatccGACACTGTAGGGGCGTGCATCTTTTGGCACACGTAATTAACAGAGAATTGGAGGTCCGGTCTAGTAAGTGTGAGGTAGTGCAGCTTACCAGCCAAACTTCTGAAATATGATGGATTGTCGAAGGGCTCGGTTTGATTAGGTGCTCTCTCAGGTTGAAGTGGCAATGGTGTTGCAACAGGAGAACAGTTGGATATTGCAGTTGTAGCTAGAAGATCTTCTGCATATTTCtgttgagagagaaaaagaccTTTTGGATGAAATTGCGCCTGAATACCAAGAAAATAACTGAGTCTGCCCAAATCTTTCATCTTGAACTGCTTATTGAGCTCATTAAGAAGACTGGAGAGAAGTTTTGAGCTATTTCCTGTGATGACCATATCATCAACGTATAGAAGAAGCATGATCACATCCTTGTTCTTTACGTAGACAAAGAGAGAAGGGTCAGACATACTGCaggtaaaaccaaaattgagtAGGAATTTGCTGAATATGTCAAACCAAGCCCTTGGAGCTTGTTTAAGCCATAGAGAGCTTTATGTAATAAGCAAACATGATCAGGATGAGCATTGTCAATGAATCTTGCTGGTTTTCTCATGTAGACCGTTTCAGTGAGATCTCCATGAAGAAAGACGTTTTTGACATCCATTTGTTTGAGTTCCCATTGCATGATAGTAGCTAGATGAAGCACAGCTCGGACGGTTGCAGATCGAACTACCGGACTATATGTCTCGAGGTAGTCtattccttcttcttgtttgaAGCCTTGAGAAACTAGTCGAGCTTTGTACTTATCTAATGAGCCATCTGCATTGAGTTTGATCCTGAAAACCCATTTGGAGCCTAGCACATGCATCTTTGGTGTAAGAGGAACAAGTGACCAAGTGTGTGTTTCAGAGCAATTTCCCATTTCCTCTACCATAGCTGCAATTACTGTTTTAGACATAGGATATGAAGCTTTGTGTGTGAGAAGAGCATACcgttgatttggtttgataattCCTTTCTTTAATCTCGTGGTCATAGGATGAGTGGATTCTGTAGCTGAATGAAGAATACTGAAGGTTGGTTGTTCATGCCTAGAGGATGATGAGAGAGCGCTGTTGCCAATAGGATCAAGATCGGAGCTTGCCGTACACTCAGAACACTCCTCATTTCCCGTAGACAgagtttcaatttcttcagCATTATCTTGAGAAGGAATGATTCGCAATGGTGTAACACAGACCGGTTCACTTGGTATGTCTTGATTGTTGTTATGAGGTGTTGTCTCCCCCTCTGTAATTATAATAGCAGGACTGCACTCTAATGAAAGGTtatgttgttgattttctGTGATGACAGGGACGTTTGTACCAGTATTAGAGCCATCAGTTTGTTCCTTTTCCAATGGAACTGAAGAGCTTGAGAAGCCTTTTAACCAAGCGTCAAACATCGGAGTTGGGGAAGAATGCTGCAGGCCAGTGTAAGTATCAATGAAAGGAAAAGAGCCTTCATCAAACACGACATGGCGACTTAGATACACTCGTCTAGTTGGAGGATAGAAGCAGCGGTAACCCTTATACTTATCCGTGTAACCGAGAAAGATACACTTGAGAGACCTCGGATCAAATTTATTGCGAGCATAAGCACAAAGTGTAGGGAAGCAGGCACATCCAAACGTTCTCAAAGCTGAATAATCTGGTGCTTTGccaaacaaaacttgataAGGTGTGGTAGAGCTGTCAAGAGCTGTTGTGGGAAGGAGATTACTCAAGAGTGCTTAGAGAGTTTGGAGCCACCTGCTCACTCTATGCTCGTGAATGAAatcttgacttttttttttcttttttttttttcctttttctcttttctcttgatAGAGCCTTTGTGTAAGCTCCAACGTTCTAAAACTAGCGATCATACTTTAACTTGATTCACAACTATATACGAGACTTTATTGGAGCTTGagaatttttatttgcaaGTATGTATCTACAAATCGGCAAATATTGAGCTGTTCATACTaacttttgtaatttaattGGCTACAAATTTTAATGACATGTTGTTGTTAGCTTCTCGctaaacaaaattgttgaCGTGGTAAGTTGGACGGACAGGATTTTATTTTAGACCATGGATTAGTCCGAGCGTATATATTGAcgattgatatatataaattacttCACTCAATTTAAAATTCAGTTTAAGCTtgttgagtatatatatagagatattaatttctttaataattaattttttctaatattttcctctttgaattattatttttgttaatttgggttaaatttggttaattttagttattttgaaagaaaaaaaaaacacaacgaatatgataatattttggttagttacggttttcatttatttaagttttaatcTTTACCCATTGCACATTGCaccttaaataaataaaatctctaCCCATTGAACATGCTCTAAAATGAGTTATCGACCGTCATGTTATCGATACACAGAAGGGCTATGTTGTAGGAGATTTTTCAGATTGTGGTTTGACTTGTATGTATTTGACATGGAGGTTTgtcttgcaaaaaaaataaattaaattgaggttttttttgcacaaaagcCTTATGTTTTAAAAGAGAGTTATCGAGTGCCATGTCATCGCTACATGGGAGGACTGTATTGCGGGTGACTTTTGAGATTGTGAGATTGACTTGCATAATTCGGACTTGGATGAAAACTTGCAAACGAAATTGACTTGAAGGGTTGTTTTGCAGAAAACCCTGATACCCTAATGTTAACTAAGATACAAATCTGTTATCGTATGAGAAATGCTTttaccatttatttattaagattAGGTATGtagattcaaaatcaagtttatcATGATTAAACAAAGAGTTAAATTGTATTTGCTAATGGAATGTGTAAGATTTGAATtctgttttaaataaaagtactaaaataaatatataaaagtgagcaaaatactatttataattcaaaatttatcgATAAGATATAGTGTGTAGAATTAAAATGCATTTTATTGttatgaaataaatagttaaattgtatAGAAAAATGGAATgtgtaagattaaaatttggtttgaaaaaagtattaaattaaatgttaacgaaaacatatattactatttagaattcaaatataatcgggagatttgcaaaactacctttttttactaccctcttgcaacaatacccttttgtgttgtccatttttaaaaatagccCTTTCATTAaacagaatgaccaaattaccctcaaCTAGTAGGAACATGTAATTGACAACTGAAATTTTCCTGCCAaatttttggcgccaaaaaaaaaatttccgcaaaacttttttcccgccaaaaaaaataaatttcccgccaaaactttttttcgtaacaaattttttctcagcaataaaaaatacttttaaaaatccttgtaaatttgttttggtgggaaatagatttacaagatattttaaaaggattttaaaatatttacaatggattttaaaagggttttgaaagatttacaaaggttttttaaagatttttaaagggtttaaaagtgttttaaaatatttacaagggattttaaaatagtttttaaatatttacaagggattttaaagggctttaaaagatttacaaagatttttaaagggtttaaaagtattttaaaagatttataagagattttaaaagatttaaaagagattttaaaagggtttaaaagggttttaaaagatgtacaagggtttttaaaagatttttaaagaatttacaagaagaCCTTATAAAAACTcttgtcaatttttttaaaaccttttaaaatcacttgtaaatattttaaaaccattttaaaagtctttaaaaaacctttataaatcttttaaagccctttaaaatcccttgtaaatcttttaaaacccttgtaaatcttttcaaacccttttaaaatcccttgtaaatctcttaaaacccttttaaaatcccttgtaaatctatttcccgccaaaaaatgtttttgcaaaaaatatatttttgaaaaaaaaaactttgcgGGAAATcttttttcgaaattttttggtggaaaatttttttggcgggaatttttttttagaatattttggataaaaatattaatatttcattttgttaacctaaaacaatatctaaataagggtaaaatggtcattaaaaatttgaagagggtagaaatgaaaatggctaaagaaaaagggtagagttgaaAATGGTTATCATGaaagggcattagaaagaatttttctatataatcgatataatattatatttatttcttataccCGTTTTTAGGCGGACATTATCTAGtgtattataaaatataaatcatttacCATTActaacaattaattttttatatcgACAATACAATTTTCCAAAttatgtattaaaaataattcgTTCCATTCATGGGGTGGTTTTCTTATTAATGTTTGGTTGAAGGAGAAAAACAAGcagtaattaaaatatatagaaattaataTTGCTGTAATTTGTTGATTTACTAGATGTATGTTATTCCAAACACTAATTTTTGaaagataatattttaataattgttattagTCATATTGAACGTTTACAAAAGATGTAGAAGAAACCAACGTGTAGCTTGGGTTCAAAACCTAGTTCTATTAATACTAAAGTTTGCTAATCatgtttaaagtaaaattagaTGAATTTTATTAATCCAATCTCTATgaatttaatatctttttatataatttcgTATGTTCCattgtttattatttcatattatCACTCTTCTAATTGAAATATGTTATTCTTATCatcatttgaaaattgtttttattctctGGACTTTCCCATATATAACCGCTCCattgttttacctttttagaACCCTAATTTGTTCTTTCCAGGTCATTTACTATGTGGTTTTTAGATGTGgacaataatatataagttatGAAATTATCTGAATCTATACTTTTTGGATATGTGAAACTCggataaacatcaaaatatcCGTATCAGAATCCGTAAAATGTtagtagaaaatatttgaaggtATAAAGAGTTGGGCAACATGTGTTAGCGGCAATGATTTTGAATGTGATGAGAAGTAATATCTAGGAACAAGTGGTTAGATACACAATTATGTGAATAGATGATATAATAgatacaacaaaaatgattgaTGAGAAGGAGATAGAAAAAGGGAACTTTGTTCCATTGACCAATGTGTTTGCGAtcactttttcaaattttgaagtaaCTGACTACATTGTACAATTTATGTGTAATCATGCCTATAGTTTCTACATCGATTCATCATACAATCATGAGTTTTCATATATCTAGATCCTAATTACTATCAAATATAGGTTTGTGAGAGGTTGTATGTGACTTGGAATAAAACACAACATCCTCCATCATATCTCTTTTGAGGATTTAAgataattttgaagatttctttAGTTGAAAACACATAAATCTAAATAACATGATTTAAATGGAATTTGGGAAgattttcaaacaaatcataatAACTACTCTAAATTCACTTAAgatcaacaaaatcataaaaactcaaatcatttaaaacaaaGGGTTGGATACACTTTGAAACTTGCAacttatattttgattggtttttttttttatagtcgATTGTTCTTAACAAAAACCCTCTATACTtgatacatatattaataaaataaaaaaactatagactAACTTTTTTGCTGTGAAAGTGTGTTAATTATATCTTCAACATGAGAGAATGCATCATTGGTGGTGTGAGATAAAACCATTGTGTCTTTCTAACCCACatctaacaaatattttatctaattgggcattaaaataataataa includes:
- a CDS encoding SPla/RYanodine receptor (SPRY) domain-containing protein (SPla/RYanodine receptor (SPRY) domain-containing protein; CONTAINS InterPro DOMAIN/s: B302 (SPRY)-like (InterPro:IPR001870), CTLH, C-terminal LisH motif (InterPro:IPR006595), LisH dimerisation motif (InterPro:IPR006594), Ran binding protein-like, CRA domain (InterPro:IPR013144), SPla/RYanodine receptor SPRY (InterPro:IPR003877); BEST Arabidopsis thaliana protein match is: SPla/RYanodine receptor (SPRY) domain-containing protein (TAIR:AT4G09310.1); Has 30201 Blast hits to 17322 proteins in 780 species: Archae - 12; Bacteria - 1396; Metazoa - 17338; Fungi - 3422; Plants - 5037; Viruses - 0; Other Eukaryotes - 2996 (source: NCBI BLink).); this translates as MEENEEEEELRPTALYTVGGSDEFTFVSPDGLSGQYTGPDHDGVVLQTENPAPTNCLAYYFEVHIMNAGEKGEIAIGFSKEHIYSEGYTVRSCAYIGNSGLICSQNGDGDRTVAKASDTYTTGDLVGCGIDSVSQEFFFTKNGTIVGTIPRQFRRPVYPTIVLHSQNEAVTVNFGGQIAFSFDFEHFEESLRVKKEREIEKISMSRSISHGLVKTYLLRYGYEDSFRAFNLAASRHTVIAQENSFDEYELHQRKKLRELIMTAEIDDAIAALKDRYPQLIEGGSEAYFLLICQKIVELVRKGAIAEAKSFGNQDFKDFRDSSLLKNLFDDCSALFECETIEESGAAYLLGETQKNIVAAAVSEAILSTNPATRDQQSASLERVLRQFEATCSLYARE